ACCTCTGACACTTCAATGGAAATGAAAGAGTGCAAGAAAAGCAAAAAGCCCTAACCACACTCTATTGTTATATCGGTTAAATATCCAAGACCAGCCTTATTCATTAGCAATTTAATCAGGACGAAGGTAAGCTTGTATTACATACGATATCTATACGTACACTATATATGAAATTTTCAACTTTACTATTAACTAGTGCATTAAATTTTGCTGTTATTTCCTCTGCTTGCGCAGATTTCTTCACGCAAGACTCACTGCCGCAAACCGACAATTTAGTCAAAGCTGGCAACAAATTTGTCACCTTATTAGGCAACCAAGTAAAAGAAGGTGAAAAAGCACCAGATTTTAAAGTGGTAAATGATTCATTTGGGCCGGTATCGTTAAGCGACTTCGCAAACAAACCGGTGCTTATTTCAGTGGTACCTAGCTTAGATACAGGCGTATGTTCATTGCAAACTAAACGCTTTAATGAAGAAGTTGCTAATTTACCTAGTAACGTGGTGATGATGACCATTAGCAACGATTTACCCTTTGCACAGAAACGTTTCTGTAAAACTGAGAACATCGACAAAGTAAAAGTGCTTTCAGACGCGGTATGGCGTGATTTTGGCAGTAAATACGGTTTACTCATTAAGGATATGGGGCTGCTAACGCGCGCAATTTTTATTATCGATGAGCAAGGTAATATCGCTTACAAAGAACTCGTTGCAAACATTTCTCAGCACCCAAATTACGACAATGCCTTGGCAACCTTAAAAGCACTAAATTCAGCAGAAGCTTCGACCTCACCAACTTCGGTTGCTGCGGACGGCGCTATCGCGGGTCACTAGATTTTTCGTAGCTTTCGTAATTTCGAATTTTTAAAAAAGAGCCAGCCGGCTCTTTTTTGCTCCTGTTCTAACAAAAAAAATACCCATACATTCAAATAGTTAAAAGTAAAACAACAATTAAATTAAAATTTTTTTAAGTTTTTTACTTGAAACTATTTTCATCAACCACATATAGAAATTGTAGTCGCCTGATAGGGACTACATTACATTAACCGCCCGTTCATTATGAAGGGCACGCTTAATGAATTTAGCTTTATCTTGCAATGCAAGAGACGGCAACAATCGCGACAAACATAGCATTTAAGTGTCACTTTAGTGAGCTTTAACTAACTTGTTTTAGTCAAAGATGCTAGCTAGTCGGACTGCCCGCCACAGCCAAATTTTATTAAGCATTAACATATTGCTAAACAAATATAGGATATGACTATTATGCGTACATCTACAGATTTCAGCCCACTATACCGTTCATTCATTGGTTTTGATCACTTAGCTAGCCTAATGGATAAAGCCGCACGCAACGAGAAACAGCCTTCTTACCCGCCATACAACATTGAATCACTTGCGGAAGACAAGTACCGCATTACCATGGCCGTTGCTGGATTTGCTGAAGAAGAGCTTGATATTGAATCAAAGCAAAATCACTTAATTATTACTGGCACAAAAGCCAACGCAGCTGACAAAGCTGAACGAAAA
The nucleotide sequence above comes from Thalassotalea euphylliae. Encoded proteins:
- the tpx gene encoding thiol peroxidase: MKFSTLLLTSALNFAVISSACADFFTQDSLPQTDNLVKAGNKFVTLLGNQVKEGEKAPDFKVVNDSFGPVSLSDFANKPVLISVVPSLDTGVCSLQTKRFNEEVANLPSNVVMMTISNDLPFAQKRFCKTENIDKVKVLSDAVWRDFGSKYGLLIKDMGLLTRAIFIIDEQGNIAYKELVANISQHPNYDNALATLKALNSAEASTSPTSVAADGAIAGH
- a CDS encoding Hsp20 family protein, yielding MRTSTDFSPLYRSFIGFDHLASLMDKAARNEKQPSYPPYNIESLAEDKYRITMAVAGFAEEELDIESKQNHLIITGTKANAADKAERKFLHQGIAERNFERKFQLGDHVKVVGAFMENGLLHVDLEREIPEALKPRKIAINGKSLLEGNTE